In Acidimicrobiales bacterium, the following proteins share a genomic window:
- a CDS encoding CBS domain-containing protein: MPGKAAWLAAGLPSEGLLGDASRAGAVAHRDVPTCRPDETVGDLAERMEGWEACVVTSEEGVVLGLVRREALGVPAGTPVERALQPGPPSVRPSIPVEELAASMQEDHEERVLVTTFTGRLVGLVRLEDLHGQH, from the coding sequence GTGCCGGGGAAGGCCGCCTGGCTGGCCGCCGGCCTGCCGTCCGAGGGCCTGCTCGGTGACGCGTCGCGGGCCGGAGCCGTCGCCCACCGCGACGTGCCCACCTGCCGGCCGGACGAGACGGTCGGCGACCTCGCCGAGCGCATGGAGGGGTGGGAGGCCTGCGTGGTGACGAGCGAGGAGGGCGTGGTCCTCGGGCTCGTGCGGCGGGAGGCGCTCGGCGTCCCCGCGGGCACGCCCGTGGAGCGGGCGCTCCAGCCCGGGCCGCCGAGCGTGCGGCCGAGCATCCCGGTCGAGGAGCTCGCCGCGAGCATGCAGGAGGACCACGAGGAGCGGGTGCTGGTGACGACGTTCACCGGGCGCCTCGTCGGGCTCGTCCGCCTCGAGGACCTGCATGGGCAGCACTGA
- a CDS encoding rhodanese-like domain-containing protein: MPTDLHDVEELRRLLDAGAQLVEVLPASAYEREHLPGAVNVPLTELREDRVGDLDRSRPVVAYCFDYQ, from the coding sequence GTGCCCACCGACCTCCACGACGTCGAGGAGCTGCGTCGGCTGCTCGACGCCGGCGCCCAGCTGGTGGAGGTCCTGCCGGCGTCGGCCTACGAGCGCGAGCACCTGCCCGGCGCGGTGAACGTCCCCCTCACCGAGCTTCGGGAGGACCGGGTGGGCGACCTCGACCGGTCCCGGCCCGTCGTCGCCTACTGCTTCGACTACCAGTGA
- a CDS encoding ATP-binding protein, producing the protein MRGGEVRLPLTAAPESVGAGRRFVQATLRDWGQEALADTAQLLVSELVTNAVLHAKTGPTVVVRLGGDVIRIEVLDGSSRLPRAKGYGVESSTGRGLLLVDRMAASWGTEIRPGGGKVVWFELALESGGRDHVDAGAMVAFDDLEALAALGGWEDPPAETASDRPRARVPAPAHR; encoded by the coding sequence GTGCGTGGGGGCGAAGTGCGACTGCCGCTGACGGCCGCGCCCGAGAGCGTGGGCGCCGGGCGCCGTTTCGTGCAGGCGACCTTGCGCGACTGGGGCCAGGAGGCGCTGGCCGACACCGCGCAGCTGCTCGTGTCCGAGCTCGTCACCAACGCCGTGCTCCACGCGAAGACCGGGCCGACGGTCGTCGTCCGCCTGGGCGGCGACGTGATCCGCATCGAGGTGCTCGACGGCAGCAGCCGGCTGCCGCGCGCCAAGGGCTACGGCGTCGAGTCCTCGACCGGCCGGGGCCTGCTGCTCGTCGACCGCATGGCCGCCTCCTGGGGCACGGAGATCCGGCCGGGCGGCGGCAAGGTCGTGTGGTTCGAGCTCGCGCTGGAGTCCGGCGGGCGGGACCACGTCGACGCCGGCGCCATGGTCGCCTTCGACGACCTCGAGGCGCTCGCCGCCCTCGGCGGGTGGGAGGACCCGCCGGCGGAGACGGCGTCGGACCGGCCGAGGGCGCGCGTGCCGGCGCCCGCCCACCGATGA
- a CDS encoding LuxR C-terminal-related transcriptional regulator — protein MVREPRSEAPFVGRAATLAEVAAALAAGAGALVTGAPGVGKSRVVAEAARAPAGFRRVLSVTATPAGRSIPFGAFAAAISPGTLAGRDGLGALASALAEVAPAGPGRVLLCVDDVHHLDPRSTALVDRAVRSGRATVLLTARTGEVVPDEVLALWKDQLLHRMELGPLERTAHDRLLVGLVGGPVDGSSRDAMWRITDGNPLFARELVADAVAHGTLAAHRGVWRWSGAIGERWGLVDLVESRIAAAGRAVRPVLEVVAWGEPVPLAIVERLVESDPLEWAEGGGLLRVADDGGRLACRLAHPLFGEVVRATTPLTRARRLARRLAAEFAVLGTDRWDDLLRAAVLQLQAGVADRPELFLPAARQAMARFAFALAERLAQAAVDAGGGAAANQVLAEALTNQGRHSEAVVVIDAAHGVAGGLAERAIQRATNLYWGLARTEDAEAELGEAAGSVEGAARLELVATQAWIALFDGRCREALDVAGAVLTAPDVGARGFVWATTAAVPAAALVGRTADAVAVADAGLALAHRARDDHPFGEEQVGWVRCLALALAGRLREARAAADEGYRAATQRSPVFAAGWAGFRGLVARMEGHMGAARSSLQEAVAFLDAEDPYRFLAMCLGQLAAVHAVTGAPAEAEALLAQADAAAAGSPGNRLFEPWLDVDRAWVDAAAGRRREALAAMGRVVAASEARGEATMAAVAAYDLARLGDAPAAVAALDRLASAVDSPLVAALADAAGALATGDADALESVAERVGRCGADLHAAELLAVAAGRHRRRGLPLRAASARERAIEHLSRCGPVTTPLLSTGDLEEALTDREREVATMAARGLTSTAIAGRLVVSRRTVDNHLGRVYAKLGLRGRGELPGLFPAD, from the coding sequence GTGGTGCGGGAACCACGGAGCGAAGCACCCTTCGTCGGGCGCGCGGCCACCCTCGCCGAGGTGGCCGCCGCCCTCGCCGCCGGCGCCGGCGCCCTCGTCACGGGGGCGCCGGGCGTCGGCAAGAGCCGGGTGGTGGCCGAGGCGGCCAGGGCGCCGGCGGGGTTCCGCCGGGTCCTGTCCGTCACGGCCACGCCGGCCGGCCGCTCGATCCCGTTCGGAGCGTTCGCGGCGGCCATCTCGCCCGGCACGCTCGCCGGCCGGGACGGGCTCGGCGCGCTGGCGTCGGCGCTGGCCGAGGTGGCGCCGGCCGGGCCGGGCCGGGTGCTGCTGTGCGTCGACGACGTGCACCACCTGGACCCCCGCTCGACGGCGCTCGTGGACCGGGCGGTGCGCAGCGGGCGGGCGACCGTCCTGCTGACGGCGAGGACGGGCGAGGTCGTCCCCGACGAGGTCCTCGCCCTCTGGAAGGACCAGCTGCTGCACCGGATGGAGCTCGGGCCGCTGGAGCGGACCGCCCACGACCGCCTGCTCGTCGGGCTGGTGGGCGGGCCGGTCGACGGGTCCAGCCGGGACGCCATGTGGCGGATCACCGACGGGAACCCGCTGTTCGCGAGGGAGCTGGTGGCCGACGCCGTCGCCCACGGCACGCTCGCCGCCCACCGGGGGGTGTGGCGCTGGAGCGGCGCCATCGGCGAGCGCTGGGGCCTCGTCGACCTGGTCGAGAGCCGCATCGCCGCCGCCGGCCGGGCCGTGCGCCCCGTGCTCGAGGTCGTGGCCTGGGGCGAGCCGGTGCCGCTGGCCATCGTCGAGCGCCTCGTCGAGTCCGACCCGCTGGAGTGGGCCGAGGGCGGGGGGCTCCTCCGGGTCGCCGACGACGGCGGCCGCCTCGCCTGCCGGCTGGCCCACCCGCTGTTCGGCGAGGTGGTCCGGGCGACCACGCCGCTGACCCGGGCCCGGCGCCTGGCCCGCCGGCTGGCCGCCGAGTTCGCCGTGCTCGGCACCGACCGCTGGGACGACCTGCTCAGGGCGGCCGTCCTCCAGCTCCAGGCCGGCGTGGCCGACCGGCCCGAGCTGTTCCTGCCCGCCGCCCGCCAGGCCATGGCCCGCTTCGCGTTCGCGCTGGCCGAGCGGCTGGCCCAGGCCGCGGTCGACGCCGGCGGCGGCGCGGCCGCCAACCAGGTGCTGGCCGAGGCGCTGACCAACCAGGGCCGGCACTCCGAGGCCGTCGTCGTCATCGACGCCGCCCACGGCGTGGCCGGCGGCCTGGCCGAGCGGGCCATCCAGCGGGCCACCAACCTCTACTGGGGCCTGGCCCGCACCGAGGACGCCGAGGCCGAGCTGGGCGAGGCGGCCGGGTCGGTGGAGGGCGCCGCCCGCCTGGAGCTGGTCGCCACCCAGGCCTGGATCGCGCTGTTCGACGGGCGCTGCCGGGAGGCGCTCGACGTCGCCGGCGCCGTCCTCACCGCGCCGGACGTGGGGGCGAGGGGGTTCGTGTGGGCGACGACCGCGGCCGTGCCCGCCGCCGCCCTCGTCGGCCGCACCGCCGACGCCGTGGCGGTGGCCGACGCGGGGCTGGCCCTCGCCCACCGGGCGAGGGACGACCACCCCTTCGGCGAGGAGCAGGTCGGGTGGGTGCGCTGCCTCGCCCTCGCGCTGGCCGGCCGGCTGCGGGAGGCGCGGGCGGCGGCCGACGAGGGCTACCGGGCCGCCACCCAGCGCTCGCCGGTGTTCGCCGCCGGGTGGGCCGGGTTCCGGGGGCTGGTCGCCCGGATGGAGGGCCACATGGGCGCGGCCCGGTCGAGCCTCCAGGAGGCGGTCGCCTTCCTCGACGCCGAGGACCCGTACCGGTTCCTCGCCATGTGCCTCGGCCAGCTGGCCGCCGTCCACGCCGTGACCGGCGCGCCGGCCGAGGCCGAGGCGCTGCTGGCCCAGGCCGACGCGGCCGCGGCCGGGTCGCCCGGCAACCGGCTGTTCGAGCCGTGGCTCGACGTCGACCGGGCCTGGGTGGACGCCGCCGCCGGCCGCCGCCGCGAGGCGCTGGCGGCGATGGGCCGGGTGGTGGCGGCGAGCGAGGCGAGGGGCGAGGCGACGATGGCCGCGGTCGCGGCGTACGACCTGGCCCGGCTGGGCGACGCCCCGGCCGCCGTCGCCGCCCTCGACCGGCTGGCGTCGGCGGTCGACTCGCCGCTCGTCGCCGCGCTGGCCGACGCCGCCGGGGCGCTCGCCACCGGCGACGCCGACGCGCTGGAGTCGGTGGCCGAGCGGGTCGGGCGATGCGGCGCGGACCTCCACGCCGCCGAGCTCCTCGCCGTCGCCGCCGGCCGCCACCGCCGGCGGGGGCTGCCCCTGCGGGCGGCGTCGGCCAGGGAGCGGGCCATCGAGCACCTCTCCCGGTGCGGGCCCGTGACCACCCCGCTGCTGTCGACCGGCGACCTCGAGGAGGCGCTCACCGACCGCGAGCGGGAGGTGGCGACGATGGCGGCCAGGGGCCTCACCAGCACGGCGATCGCCGGCCGGCTCGTCGTCTCCCGCCGGACGGTCGACAACCACCTCGGGCGGGTCTACGCCAAGCTCGGCCTGCGGGGCCGGGGGGAGCTGCCCGGCCTGTTCCCGGCCGACTAG
- a CDS encoding phospholipase A2 has protein sequence MAVVLGLFAGPFAGIRPADAMEPVEDGSAEAAVWPAPSPSAAMAPDGSYPQSEAAVQSLVDQVEYAQSTDQLLAMVPDEVYQEYPELPDLIRGTEPATTSQFADVVVHSGEDIPACPAAGSRLLPGLPGPYGYYQPNPTNNWCMPNSEDNGCNAIPDHRWYYDFRGACRQHDLGYRWTPVGKFAIDNRFFTDMAADCSRRSVATKGLCYTAAGIVWFGVVAFGGFAYGNTQWPGYNTPGSPLPLPANTGCEQASHARFETFGLGTTLRQGARVYLTGVVRKWSRVLFQFRNSAGTLVADHMTYFARDNCVVHHEQEGFNTRLLPQGTITVTATFTKWETNEVVTVALPTLQILPPATGSTTCAQYSYGGVATFAGNTLQQGATVYLTGVVKRYTPILFQFYDGSGNWITSHQTQPARSNCVVHHEPEWFSTWRLPVGTVRVSATYVEWETDQWVTKDVAWLNITAPPTSGGGDGGGGYEDPPPDPCGYQQPYEPNYDGSQMEQPIMC, from the coding sequence GTGGCCGTCGTGCTGGGCCTGTTCGCGGGACCGTTCGCCGGCATCCGGCCGGCGGACGCCATGGAGCCGGTGGAGGACGGGTCGGCCGAGGCCGCCGTCTGGCCGGCGCCGTCGCCCAGCGCGGCCATGGCGCCCGACGGGTCCTACCCGCAGAGCGAGGCCGCCGTCCAGTCCCTCGTCGACCAGGTGGAGTACGCGCAGAGCACCGACCAGCTGCTCGCCATGGTCCCCGACGAGGTGTACCAGGAGTACCCGGAGCTGCCCGACCTGATCAGGGGGACCGAGCCGGCGACGACCAGCCAGTTCGCCGACGTCGTCGTCCACTCCGGGGAGGACATCCCGGCGTGCCCGGCCGCCGGCTCCCGGCTGCTGCCCGGCCTGCCCGGCCCGTACGGCTACTACCAGCCGAACCCGACCAACAACTGGTGCATGCCGAACAGCGAGGACAACGGCTGCAACGCCATCCCGGACCACCGCTGGTACTACGACTTCCGGGGCGCCTGCCGCCAGCACGACCTGGGCTACCGGTGGACCCCGGTCGGCAAGTTCGCCATCGACAACCGGTTCTTCACCGACATGGCCGCCGACTGCTCGCGGCGCAGCGTCGCCACCAAGGGCCTGTGCTACACGGCGGCCGGCATCGTGTGGTTCGGCGTGGTCGCCTTCGGCGGGTTCGCCTACGGCAACACCCAGTGGCCCGGCTACAACACGCCCGGCTCGCCACTCCCGCTCCCGGCCAACACCGGGTGCGAGCAGGCCTCGCACGCCCGCTTCGAGACCTTCGGCCTCGGCACCACCCTGCGCCAGGGGGCGCGGGTGTACCTCACCGGCGTGGTCCGCAAGTGGAGCCGGGTGCTGTTCCAGTTCCGCAACTCGGCCGGCACGCTCGTCGCCGACCACATGACCTACTTCGCCCGTGACAACTGCGTCGTCCACCACGAGCAGGAGGGGTTCAACACGCGGCTCCTGCCCCAGGGGACGATCACGGTGACGGCGACGTTCACGAAGTGGGAGACGAACGAGGTCGTCACCGTCGCCCTGCCCACGCTCCAGATCCTCCCGCCGGCCACGGGGAGCACCACGTGCGCGCAGTACAGCTACGGCGGCGTGGCCACCTTCGCCGGCAACACCCTCCAGCAGGGGGCGACCGTCTACCTGACCGGCGTGGTCAAGCGGTACACGCCGATCCTGTTCCAGTTCTACGACGGCAGCGGCAACTGGATCACCTCCCACCAGACCCAGCCGGCCCGCTCCAACTGCGTCGTCCACCACGAGCCGGAGTGGTTCAGCACCTGGCGGCTCCCGGTCGGCACGGTGCGGGTGTCGGCCACCTACGTCGAGTGGGAGACCGACCAGTGGGTGACCAAGGACGTCGCCTGGCTGAACATCACGGCGCCGCCCACGTCCGGCGGTGGCGACGGCGGCGGCGGCTACGAGGACCCGCCGCCCGACCCGTGCGGCTACCAGCAGCCCTACGAGCCGAACTACGACGGCAGCCAGATGGAGCAGCCGATCATGTGCTGA